The following proteins come from a genomic window of Rhodoligotrophos sp. CJ14:
- the pbpC gene encoding penicillin-binding protein 1C, with translation MGQSIAERRFAAHWGKWAVVGCLLLIGLGGLASGLTWLDQRFAPSLPRDKAISQLVLDRNGQLLRAFTVENGRWRLPVSLDEVDPLFVQMLLAYEDKRFFQHPGIDSAAVIRATGQLLRNGRIISGASTITMQLARLLEPRDERSLLAKLMQALRALQLERRLSKREILEAYLTLAPYGGNIEGIRAASLAYFAKEPARLSPAEAAMLIALPQLPEARRPDLHPTQARKARDRVLARMADAGVLSRQDAEQAQGQRLVSRRHHFPALAAHSAEAARRLAPDAKLYRLTIDRQKQAALEQLARDAKAKLPAHLSIAMLLVDHASGEVLARVGSPDFADETSKGYVDMTRAVRSPGSTLKPFIYGLAFEDGLVHPSTLIDDKPSAFDSYRPSNFDMAFQGTVTVAQALQMSLNIPAVSLLNHVGPLRLLARMRNAGISPILPGTAAPGLAIGLGGLGVTLEDLVTLFTALPRDGHAVKLHEIFGEAASSSAQIASDPVLSALGAWYVSDILRGTPPPDGAPRHQLAFKTGTSYGYRDAWSVGFDGRYVLGVWVGRADGTAIPGLSGRASAAPLLFDAFARIGGTTPLRLTRPKNAYAATTSELPVPLQHFLAPALSVANHKPGTAAPPLIVYPPQNAKIDLGLGAGGAQQPVALKIQDGAPPFRWMVNGHPLAGAERRRTSSWQANERGFSTLTVIDAAGRTDSVTVFLE, from the coding sequence ATGGGCCAGAGCATTGCTGAGCGGCGTTTTGCTGCCCATTGGGGCAAGTGGGCGGTGGTCGGCTGCCTGCTCCTCATAGGCCTGGGCGGCCTCGCTTCCGGTCTCACGTGGCTGGACCAGCGGTTTGCGCCAAGCTTGCCGCGGGACAAGGCCATTTCGCAGCTGGTGCTGGACCGCAACGGCCAGCTGTTGCGGGCCTTCACCGTCGAGAATGGTCGCTGGCGTCTGCCCGTCAGCCTCGATGAGGTCGATCCGCTATTCGTGCAGATGCTGCTGGCCTATGAGGACAAGCGCTTCTTTCAGCATCCGGGCATCGATAGTGCCGCGGTGATCCGGGCGACGGGGCAGCTTCTGCGCAATGGGCGGATCATCTCGGGCGCATCCACCATCACCATGCAGCTTGCGCGTCTCCTCGAGCCACGGGATGAACGCTCGCTCTTGGCCAAGCTGATGCAGGCGCTAAGGGCGCTGCAGCTCGAGCGCCGGCTCAGCAAACGCGAGATCCTGGAAGCCTATCTGACGCTCGCACCCTATGGCGGCAACATCGAAGGCATTCGTGCCGCGAGCCTTGCTTATTTCGCAAAGGAGCCGGCACGCTTGAGCCCGGCGGAGGCGGCCATGCTGATCGCCCTGCCGCAGCTTCCCGAAGCGCGTCGACCGGATCTTCATCCGACTCAAGCCCGCAAGGCGCGCGACAGGGTGCTCGCCCGGATGGCAGATGCCGGCGTCTTGTCCAGGCAGGATGCCGAACAGGCGCAAGGTCAACGGCTGGTGAGCCGGCGGCATCATTTTCCCGCGCTCGCAGCCCACAGCGCCGAAGCGGCGCGACGGCTTGCGCCAGATGCCAAACTCTACCGACTGACCATCGACCGGCAGAAGCAGGCGGCCCTCGAGCAGCTGGCGCGGGATGCAAAGGCTAAGCTTCCAGCTCACCTCTCCATCGCGATGCTTCTCGTAGACCATGCAAGCGGTGAGGTTCTCGCCCGGGTCGGCTCACCGGACTTCGCGGATGAGACCAGCAAGGGCTATGTGGATATGACACGGGCCGTGAGGTCACCCGGCTCGACCTTGAAGCCCTTCATCTACGGGCTTGCCTTCGAGGATGGGCTCGTTCACCCGAGCACGCTGATCGACGACAAGCCTTCCGCGTTCGACAGCTACCGGCCGAGCAATTTCGACATGGCGTTCCAGGGCACCGTGACGGTTGCCCAGGCTCTGCAGATGTCGCTCAATATTCCCGCGGTCTCGCTGCTGAACCATGTGGGACCGCTGCGATTGCTGGCCCGGATGCGCAATGCGGGGATATCGCCCATACTGCCGGGCACGGCGGCGCCCGGTCTCGCGATCGGCTTGGGCGGGCTCGGGGTGACGCTCGAAGATCTCGTCACCCTGTTCACGGCGCTGCCTCGGGACGGTCATGCGGTTAAGCTGCATGAGATCTTCGGTGAAGCAGCAAGCTCCTCTGCTCAGATCGCATCTGATCCGGTGCTCAGTGCGCTCGGCGCGTGGTATGTCTCGGACATTCTGCGAGGGACACCGCCACCGGATGGTGCTCCCCGGCATCAGCTCGCGTTCAAGACCGGAACCTCATACGGGTATCGGGACGCCTGGTCGGTGGGCTTCGATGGCCGTTATGTGCTTGGCGTCTGGGTCGGTCGCGCGGATGGCACGGCAATACCGGGGCTTTCCGGGCGAGCCTCGGCGGCGCCTTTGCTGTTCGATGCCTTCGCACGGATCGGTGGAACCACACCGCTCCGGCTCACCCGCCCGAAGAATGCCTATGCCGCAACCACATCGGAGCTTCCGGTGCCGCTGCAGCATTTCTTGGCGCCCGCATTGTCTGTGGCCAACCACAAGCCGGGCACGGCGGCGCCGCCGCTGATCGTCTATCCTCCGCAGAATGCAAAGATTGATCTCGGTCTCGGCGCGGGCGGTGCACAGCAACCGGTCGCGCTGAAAATCCAGGATGGCGCGCCCCCGTTCCGCTGGATGGTGAACGGGCACCCGCTTGCCGGGGCCGAGCGTCGCCGCACCAGCAGCTGGCAGGCCAATGAGCGGGGCTTTTCAACACTCACGGTCATCGATGCTGCCGGGCGCACCGATTCCGTCACGGTGTTTCTCGAGTAG
- a CDS encoding alpha-2-macroglobulin family protein: protein MSTSRSVLQAIAGAVFLLSSPLLVPVSAQSPAPAKVEQAATTAAQQSSSGLSEADQASMLSFLPAGISGEARRYLKALQSDRDISTDHRVNAEQRGFRAAAQGDQRSAIQAFRAALQEDVSNTPVWIALSNALLSLQTEDYEERYRLPVEASSAALNAFATAPDAALRAEALAALARALERRELYRPAIEAYKASLAQHSSEAVQAAYDKLRRDQGFRVVDYTIDSDALSPRLCIRFSEPLARVEDGMAKFVTVNEKTPGEVQVEERQICIDNMRHGERYRVALRSGIPSVVNEVLERPATFQIYVRDRTASVRFSGRSFVLPPIGQETIPIISVNAPQLDLELYRIGDRSLAGAITDDLFLSQLDNYRANEIAEKQGEKIWSGTLQSAAELNKEVTTGFPVTEVLRERRPGVYVLRARPKDSVDKPWESQATQWFVVSDMGLASASGTDGLHIFARSLSTANPLDQVELRLIARNNEVLGTARTNADGYAHFPAGMTRGAGGLAPAVVTALLGKEDFGFIDLTEPAFDLSDRGVAGRSAPGATDVFLYTERGIYRPGETVHIAALVRDANAQATTGLPLTVVAERPDGVELKRESVPDQGQGGHALSITLPNDAMRGSWSIRAYLDPDAPPLAQASVLVEDFVPDRLELELSGAAGPLNPRAPFTVDVAGRFLYGAPAAGLALEGETVMKAAAGLEAFPGYSFGLADEAVEPVRRPMAELPVTDAEGKARVEVMLGDVPATTRPMQADIALRMREAGGRAVEQVLSRSILPQGPMIGIKPRFDGSLGEGDTAQFDVIAITPELQKTETKSASWTLYQIEKNFQWYMTDGRWNYEPVTFTKRIANGTVDIPSDQPALIEARVQWGRYRLEIDAPGLQDAAASVEFDAGWYVEAATAETPDVLEVSLDKQSYKPGETARLKITPRFPGVAAVTVMSDRLIAMKAVEVGDTETVVELPVDQSWQPGAYVTATLYRPADIPASRMPSRAIGLTWLSSDMSARTLAVSLDAPEVTRPNGPLNVTARVSGAAAGDDVFITVAAVDVGILNLTRYQPPAPESWFYGQRRLGMDLRDVYGKLIDSMVAAPGAIRSGGGEAGSSIEGSPPTQPLVAQFSGIVKVGPDGTAPISFDIPQFNGTARLMAVAWSKDAVGQANRDVIIRDPVVLQASVPRFLAPRDEAEITIDIANTDAPAGDYRVGVNATNEIGVGEASAEQVVHLAAGERKSITARLTGAEIGLGIVTLSLTGNGLELEQELFIPVQPGIAPSSRRLVKAIPARDGKLAIGPEIFQGTSGDNGSLQLSIMRSAALDVPSLLLKLDRYPYGCAEQLTSRALPLLYFNTVAAEIGVARDGGADKRINTAIGEVLAKQSSSGSFGLWSPGSGDLWLDAYVTDFLTRAREKGYTVPDIAFEQALDNLQNSLSYSTDLDSGGAALGYALYVLAHNRRAAIGDLRYYVDAKLDAFKTPLAKAQLGAALALYGERERAAQAFSAAVAAVPSPTAASARELSARTDYGSALRDAAGTLALMLEVKPALPLNQELVSRVSALRANVEYTSTQDDAWLLLAANGLMAHSDALSLELGDMPVRGSLFHSYEQAEVAMHPIRIANRSDQTVDAVLTVTGIPDQAPPAGGSGFSITRTYYDMDGNEVSVEKARQNDRFVVVLTVTQQNALPARVLVVDRLPAGFEIDNPHLVKSADLAAFDWLPDEVNTSHVEFRSDRFVAAFDRAQGNQDEMTMAYVVRAVTPGRYTHPAATVEDMYRPELAAWTDQGRVEVEAAR from the coding sequence ATGTCGACCTCGCGAAGCGTGCTCCAGGCCATTGCCGGTGCCGTGTTTCTGTTATCCTCCCCGCTTCTTGTTCCTGTATCGGCGCAAAGCCCTGCACCAGCCAAGGTTGAGCAAGCCGCGACCACGGCTGCGCAACAGAGCAGCAGTGGGCTTTCCGAGGCCGATCAGGCCAGCATGCTCAGCTTCCTTCCCGCCGGGATCAGCGGCGAGGCCCGGCGCTATCTCAAGGCGCTGCAATCCGATCGGGACATCAGCACGGATCACCGGGTCAATGCCGAGCAACGGGGCTTCAGGGCCGCGGCCCAAGGGGACCAGCGCAGCGCCATCCAGGCGTTCCGCGCAGCCCTGCAGGAGGACGTGAGCAATACGCCGGTGTGGATCGCTCTGTCCAATGCCCTGCTCTCCCTGCAGACCGAGGATTATGAAGAGCGCTACCGGTTGCCGGTCGAGGCAAGCTCAGCAGCGCTGAACGCGTTTGCGACAGCACCGGATGCAGCATTGCGGGCCGAAGCCCTGGCGGCGCTGGCGCGGGCCCTCGAGCGGCGCGAGCTTTATCGGCCGGCGATCGAGGCCTATAAAGCTAGCCTTGCACAGCACAGCTCGGAAGCGGTGCAGGCCGCCTATGACAAGCTGCGGCGCGACCAGGGCTTCCGGGTCGTGGATTACACGATCGATTCCGATGCCTTGTCGCCGCGCCTGTGCATCCGCTTCTCCGAGCCGCTGGCGCGTGTCGAAGACGGCATGGCCAAGTTCGTCACCGTCAATGAAAAGACACCCGGAGAGGTGCAGGTCGAAGAGCGGCAGATCTGCATCGATAATATGCGCCATGGTGAGCGCTACCGGGTGGCGTTGCGGTCCGGCATTCCCTCGGTCGTGAACGAGGTGCTGGAGCGCCCGGCCACGTTTCAGATCTATGTGCGCGATCGTACGGCGTCGGTGCGGTTCTCCGGGCGCAGTTTCGTGCTGCCACCCATTGGCCAGGAAACGATTCCGATCATTTCCGTCAATGCGCCTCAGCTCGACCTGGAGCTTTACCGGATCGGAGACCGCAGCCTCGCGGGCGCGATCACCGATGATCTTTTCCTCTCACAGCTCGACAATTATCGCGCAAATGAGATTGCGGAAAAGCAAGGCGAGAAGATCTGGTCGGGCACGCTTCAATCGGCGGCAGAGCTGAACAAGGAGGTGACGACGGGCTTTCCTGTGACGGAGGTTCTGAGGGAGCGTCGGCCAGGCGTCTATGTGTTGCGCGCCCGGCCCAAAGACAGCGTGGACAAGCCATGGGAATCCCAGGCCACGCAATGGTTCGTCGTTTCCGATATGGGGCTTGCCAGCGCGTCCGGTACCGATGGTCTCCATATTTTCGCACGATCCCTATCGACGGCGAACCCGCTCGATCAGGTCGAGCTCAGGCTGATTGCCAGGAATAACGAGGTTCTGGGTACGGCGCGCACGAATGCGGATGGATATGCACATTTTCCCGCGGGCATGACACGGGGCGCAGGGGGGCTTGCCCCTGCGGTGGTCACCGCCCTCCTTGGCAAAGAGGATTTCGGGTTCATCGACCTCACCGAGCCGGCATTCGACTTGTCCGATCGCGGGGTCGCGGGCCGGAGCGCACCCGGCGCCACCGATGTTTTCCTCTATACGGAGCGCGGCATCTATCGGCCCGGCGAAACCGTCCATATCGCGGCCCTCGTGCGCGACGCCAATGCTCAGGCAACGACGGGGCTGCCGCTCACCGTCGTCGCTGAACGGCCGGATGGGGTTGAGCTCAAACGCGAGAGCGTCCCCGATCAGGGGCAAGGCGGGCATGCGCTGAGCATTACCCTGCCGAATGATGCCATGCGCGGCAGCTGGAGCATCCGTGCCTATCTGGATCCCGATGCGCCGCCGCTGGCGCAGGCGAGCGTTCTTGTCGAGGATTTCGTGCCGGACCGGCTGGAGCTCGAGCTCTCCGGTGCGGCAGGCCCTCTCAATCCGCGCGCGCCCTTCACGGTCGATGTCGCCGGACGGTTCCTTTATGGTGCACCAGCCGCCGGTCTTGCGCTCGAGGGTGAAACTGTCATGAAGGCCGCAGCCGGGCTCGAGGCGTTCCCAGGCTATTCCTTCGGCCTTGCCGATGAGGCGGTCGAGCCGGTTCGCCGGCCAATGGCCGAGCTGCCGGTCACCGATGCCGAGGGGAAGGCTCGTGTCGAGGTGATGCTTGGCGATGTTCCCGCAACGACCCGGCCGATGCAGGCCGATATTGCCTTGCGCATGCGCGAGGCGGGCGGGCGGGCCGTTGAGCAGGTCCTCAGCCGATCCATTCTGCCGCAAGGTCCGATGATCGGCATCAAGCCGCGGTTCGATGGCAGTCTTGGCGAGGGCGATACGGCACAGTTCGATGTGATCGCGATCACCCCTGAGCTTCAGAAGACCGAGACCAAGAGCGCAAGCTGGACGCTTTATCAGATCGAGAAGAACTTCCAGTGGTACATGACCGACGGCCGCTGGAACTACGAGCCGGTCACCTTCACCAAGCGCATCGCCAATGGCACGGTCGATATCCCATCGGATCAGCCCGCACTCATCGAGGCGCGGGTGCAATGGGGCCGTTACCGACTGGAGATCGACGCGCCCGGGCTTCAGGATGCAGCGGCAAGCGTCGAGTTCGATGCCGGATGGTATGTGGAGGCAGCAACCGCCGAAACGCCCGACGTGCTCGAAGTCTCCCTGGATAAGCAGAGCTACAAGCCGGGCGAGACGGCACGTCTCAAGATCACGCCACGGTTTCCGGGCGTCGCCGCGGTCACCGTCATGAGCGACCGGCTGATCGCCATGAAGGCGGTCGAGGTCGGCGATACCGAAACGGTGGTCGAGCTGCCGGTCGACCAATCCTGGCAGCCCGGTGCCTATGTGACGGCAACGCTTTATCGTCCCGCAGATATCCCCGCATCACGCATGCCCTCGCGCGCCATCGGCCTCACCTGGCTTTCGTCCGACATGTCCGCGCGGACGCTCGCCGTGTCGCTCGATGCGCCCGAGGTGACGCGCCCCAACGGGCCGCTCAATGTCACGGCCCGGGTGAGCGGGGCTGCGGCGGGCGATGATGTCTTCATCACGGTTGCGGCGGTCGACGTTGGCATTCTCAATCTCACGCGTTATCAGCCTCCCGCGCCCGAAAGCTGGTTCTATGGCCAGAGGCGGCTCGGCATGGACCTGCGGGATGTCTATGGCAAGCTGATCGACAGCATGGTGGCGGCACCCGGTGCCATCCGCTCGGGCGGCGGCGAAGCGGGGTCAAGCATCGAAGGCAGTCCGCCGACCCAGCCGCTCGTCGCGCAGTTTTCGGGGATCGTCAAAGTCGGCCCGGACGGGACGGCGCCCATCAGCTTCGATATTCCCCAGTTCAACGGCACCGCGCGCTTAATGGCGGTGGCCTGGAGCAAAGATGCGGTGGGTCAAGCCAATCGGGACGTGATCATTCGTGATCCTGTGGTGCTCCAAGCGAGCGTTCCCCGGTTCCTCGCACCGCGAGATGAGGCTGAGATCACGATCGACATCGCCAATACGGATGCGCCAGCGGGCGATTACCGGGTTGGCGTCAATGCAACCAATGAAATCGGGGTTGGCGAGGCCAGCGCAGAGCAAGTGGTACATCTTGCGGCGGGCGAGCGGAAGTCGATCACCGCCCGTCTTACCGGCGCCGAGATCGGGCTCGGCATTGTCACGTTAAGCCTTACGGGCAACGGGCTCGAACTCGAGCAGGAGCTGTTCATTCCTGTCCAGCCCGGAATTGCGCCCAGCAGCCGGCGGCTGGTCAAAGCGATTCCGGCGCGTGATGGCAAGCTCGCAATCGGCCCGGAAATCTTCCAGGGCACGTCCGGCGACAATGGCTCGCTTCAGCTCAGCATCATGCGCAGCGCAGCGCTGGATGTGCCCTCGCTGCTGTTGAAGCTCGACCGCTACCCCTATGGCTGCGCGGAGCAACTGACGAGTCGGGCCTTGCCGCTGCTCTATTTCAATACGGTTGCGGCCGAGATTGGCGTGGCGCGGGACGGCGGGGCTGACAAGCGCATCAACACGGCGATCGGCGAGGTGCTCGCCAAGCAATCCTCCTCCGGCAGCTTCGGCCTGTGGTCTCCGGGATCGGGCGATTTGTGGCTTGATGCATATGTCACGGATTTCCTGACGCGAGCGCGGGAGAAGGGCTATACCGTGCCCGATATCGCCTTCGAGCAAGCGCTCGATAATCTGCAGAACAGCCTCTCCTATTCAACCGATCTCGACAGTGGCGGCGCGGCGCTTGGCTATGCGCTCTATGTGCTCGCCCATAACCGGCGCGCTGCCATCGGTGATCTGCGCTACTATGTGGATGCCAAGCTCGACGCCTTCAAAACACCGCTCGCCAAGGCGCAGCTCGGGGCGGCACTGGCCCTTTACGGCGAGCGTGAACGGGCGGCCCAAGCCTTCTCGGCTGCGGTGGCAGCAGTGCCTTCGCCGACAGCGGCGAGTGCGCGCGAGCTCTCGGCACGAACCGATTATGGGTCCGCCTTGCGTGATGCGGCGGGCACGCTTGCCCTGATGCTCGAGGTCAAGCCGGCGCTCCCGCTCAATCAGGAGCTCGTCAGCCGTGTGTCCGCGCTGAGGGCCAATGTGGAGTATACCAGCACTCAGGATGATGCCTGGCTGCTGCTGGCGGCGAACGGGCTCATGGCGCATTCAGACGCGCTTTCGCTCGAGCTGGGCGATATGCCGGTGCGCGGCAGCCTGTTTCATTCCTACGAACAGGCCGAAGTGGCGATGCACCCGATCCGCATCGCCAATCGCTCGGATCAAACGGTCGATGCGGTGCTGACGGTGACCGGCATACCCGACCAGGCACCGCCCGCCGGGGGGAGCGGGTTCAGCATCACCCGAACCTATTACGATATGGACGGCAATGAGGTCTCTGTCGAAAAGGCCCGGCAAAACGACCGGTTCGTGGTGGTGCTGACTGTCACCCAGCAGAATGCGTTGCCCGCCCGTGTGCTGGTGGTCGATCGCCTGCCAGCCGGGTTCGAGATCGACAATCCGCATCTGGTGAAGAGTGCTGATCTTGCTGCCTTCGACTGGCTGCCGGATGAGGTGAACACCTCGCATGTAGAGTTCCGCAGCGATCGGTTCGTTGCGGCATTCGACCGCGCGCAGGGCAACCAGGACGAGATGACCATGGCCTATGTGGTGCGGGCGGTCACGCCCGGGCGCTATACCCACCCCGCGGCCACGGTCGAGGACATGTATCGGCCTGAGCTTGCCGCCTGGACCGACCAGGGGCGCGTGGAGGTCGAGGCTGCGCGGTAA
- a CDS encoding DMT family transporter, protein MSHAASTPHRHDRLDGLAFALMLLICASWGLNQVAVKVSVGGISPIWLASIRSIGGTILMVAWMLWRGIPMFKADGSLGVGIFMGVIFAIEFVLFYWGMTYTTVSRGVLFFYMSPFAVAIGAHFFIPGERLTRTKSLGLALAFSGLALAVYEGLTLPSLSELFGDMMILIAAILWGVQSVLFKAGRLSTIAPEKTLLYELGISAVLMPLLLLFVPEAGIFNPSPVVWIAVAYQVLAVVFASYIGWLWLMVRYPASQLASFSFLVPVIGFAGGAVLLGEPISPLLVMTVALIGVGIYLVNRSPRG, encoded by the coding sequence ATGTCTCACGCCGCATCGACGCCTCACCGGCATGACCGTCTGGATGGTCTTGCCTTCGCTCTCATGCTTCTGATCTGCGCGAGCTGGGGCCTCAACCAGGTGGCGGTGAAGGTCTCGGTCGGCGGCATCTCGCCGATCTGGCTTGCTTCGATACGCTCGATCGGCGGCACGATCCTGATGGTCGCGTGGATGCTCTGGCGCGGCATTCCCATGTTCAAGGCCGATGGCAGCCTCGGGGTTGGCATCTTCATGGGGGTGATATTCGCGATCGAGTTCGTTCTCTTCTATTGGGGAATGACCTACACGACCGTGTCTCGGGGGGTGCTGTTCTTCTACATGTCCCCCTTCGCGGTGGCGATCGGCGCCCATTTCTTCATCCCGGGCGAAAGGCTCACCCGGACGAAGAGTTTGGGCCTGGCCCTCGCCTTCAGCGGTCTGGCGCTTGCCGTTTATGAGGGGCTCACTCTCCCCAGCCTTAGCGAGCTGTTCGGCGACATGATGATCCTGATTGCCGCCATTCTGTGGGGTGTGCAGTCGGTTCTGTTCAAAGCCGGCCGGCTGTCAACCATCGCCCCCGAGAAGACCCTGCTTTATGAGCTCGGGATCTCGGCAGTGCTCATGCCGCTGCTGCTGCTCTTCGTTCCAGAAGCCGGCATTTTCAACCCATCGCCGGTGGTGTGGATCGCCGTTGCCTATCAGGTCTTGGCCGTGGTGTTTGCGAGCTATATCGGCTGGCTGTGGCTGATGGTGCGCTATCCCGCATCGCAGCTTGCCTCATTCAGCTTTCTCGTGCCGGTGATCGGCTTTGCGGGCGGGGCCGTGCTTCTGGGGGAGCCGATCAGCCCCCTCCTGGTCATGACCGTCGCGCTGATCGGCGTGGGCATCTATCTCGTCAACCGCTCCCCGCGCGGCTGA
- a CDS encoding ABC transporter substrate-binding protein, whose translation MIAKTVLAAVASLALFAGVSLAQEQAVKIGVLNDRSGIYADITGEGSVIAARMAVEDFTAKNPGFKVEVISSDHQNKPDIASNIARQWYDQEGVDAIFDLPASSTALAVAEVTREKNKVVIVSGGGTSDLTGKNCSPNTIHWTYDTWSLANGTASAMVNQGLKSWFFITADYAFGHALERDASELVKKAGGEVLGSTRYPYPGQDFSSYLLQAQSSGAQVIGLANAGGDFINSVKQASEFGIVQGGQNLAGLLVFITDIHALGLQAAQGLSLTESFYWDMNDKTRAFSDRYQKAGGPAKPTMVHAGVYSSVLHYLEAIKAAGTKEAKAVIGKLKEAPIQDELFGTITVRPDGLAAHDMYLFQVKKPEDSKGAWDYYNLVATIPADKAFRPLDQGGCELVK comes from the coding sequence ATGATAGCAAAAACTGTGCTGGCCGCGGTTGCGAGCCTAGCCTTGTTCGCGGGCGTGAGCCTGGCGCAAGAGCAGGCGGTCAAGATCGGCGTGCTGAATGATCGTTCCGGGATCTATGCGGACATTACCGGCGAAGGCTCGGTGATTGCCGCACGGATGGCAGTGGAAGACTTCACCGCAAAGAACCCAGGCTTCAAGGTGGAGGTCATCTCGTCCGACCATCAGAACAAGCCGGATATCGCATCGAATATCGCCCGCCAGTGGTATGACCAGGAAGGGGTCGATGCGATTTTCGACTTGCCGGCCTCATCCACGGCTCTGGCGGTTGCGGAAGTGACGCGCGAGAAGAACAAGGTGGTGATCGTCTCCGGCGGCGGTACGTCGGATCTTACAGGCAAGAATTGCTCGCCCAATACCATCCACTGGACTTATGACACCTGGTCTTTGGCAAATGGCACGGCGAGTGCCATGGTCAATCAGGGACTCAAGAGCTGGTTCTTCATCACGGCCGATTACGCATTCGGGCATGCGCTCGAGCGTGATGCGTCCGAGCTTGTGAAGAAGGCCGGCGGCGAGGTGCTCGGATCGACCCGCTATCCCTATCCGGGACAGGATTTCTCCTCCTATCTCCTGCAGGCCCAATCCTCCGGAGCGCAGGTGATCGGGCTCGCCAATGCGGGCGGCGACTTCATCAACTCGGTGAAGCAAGCCTCCGAATTCGGCATCGTGCAAGGCGGGCAGAACCTCGCGGGCCTGCTGGTGTTCATCACGGATATTCATGCGCTCGGACTGCAAGCTGCGCAGGGGCTGAGCCTGACCGAGTCGTTCTATTGGGATATGAACGACAAGACCCGCGCCTTTTCTGACCGCTATCAGAAGGCAGGTGGGCCGGCGAAACCGACCATGGTGCATGCGGGCGTTTATTCATCCGTCCTCCATTATCTGGAGGCGATCAAGGCTGCCGGTACGAAAGAGGCCAAGGCCGTCATCGGTAAGCTGAAGGAAGCACCAATCCAGGATGAGCTGTTCGGAACCATCACGGTGCGTCCGGATGGCCTTGCGGCTCATGACATGTATCTGTTCCAGGTGAAGAAGCCGGAGGACTCGAAGGGTGCGTGGGACTATTACAACCTGGTTGCCACCATCCCCGCCGACAAGGCGTTCCGGCCTCTCGACCAGGGCGGCTGCGAGCTTGTGAAGTAA
- a CDS encoding ABC transporter ATP-binding protein, with product MLDVAERPGKTQTDVMLAVRGLEAWYDESHILHGMTFDVRQGEVVTLLGRNGAGKTTTLKSIMGIVRKRRGSVQFNGRELINQPSRSIARLGIGFCPEERGIFASLNVEENLTLPPVINEGGLSIDEIFQLFPNLKERLKSQGTKLSGGEQQMLAIARILRTGAKLLLLDEPTEGLAPVIVQQIGVTINQLKQRGFTIILVEQNFHFAGTVADRHYVVEQGRVIDMIPNSEISQNVEKLHRYLGV from the coding sequence ATGCTTGATGTTGCAGAGCGACCAGGAAAAACCCAGACGGATGTGATGTTGGCGGTGCGCGGCCTGGAGGCCTGGTACGACGAATCGCACATCCTCCACGGGATGACCTTCGATGTCCGGCAAGGGGAAGTGGTGACCCTGCTTGGACGCAACGGAGCCGGCAAGACGACAACGCTCAAGTCCATCATGGGCATAGTCAGAAAGCGGCGCGGCTCGGTTCAGTTCAACGGCCGGGAACTGATCAATCAGCCCTCGCGCTCCATCGCCCGCCTTGGCATCGGCTTCTGCCCTGAGGAACGGGGCATCTTCGCGAGTCTGAATGTCGAGGAAAATCTCACGCTGCCGCCGGTCATCAATGAAGGCGGGCTGAGCATAGACGAGATCTTCCAGCTCTTTCCCAATCTCAAGGAGCGGCTGAAAAGCCAGGGCACCAAGCTCTCCGGCGGCGAGCAGCAGATGCTCGCGATTGCGAGGATCTTGCGCACGGGCGCCAAGCTCCTATTGCTCGATGAGCCGACCGAAGGCTTGGCACCGGTCATCGTCCAGCAGATCGGCGTGACCATCAACCAGCTCAAGCAGCGCGGCTTCACCATCATTCTCGTCGAACAGAACTTCCATTTCGCCGGGACGGTGGCCGACCGCCACTATGTGGTCGAGCAGGGCCGCGTCATCGACATGATCCCCAATAGCGAGATCAGCCAGAATGTGGAGAAGCTTCACCGCTACCTCGGCGTTTGA